The following are encoded together in the Nitrosopumilus sp. b3 genome:
- a CDS encoding twin-arginine translocase TatA/TatE family subunit, translating into MLGMELSNFIAGQEWIFIIIIAVVFIFGAKKIPELAKTFGKAKGEFEKGKIEADKDLKEFKEGVSKASKDKEIKSD; encoded by the coding sequence ATGTTAGGGATGGAGTTATCAAATTTCATTGCAGGGCAAGAGTGGATTTTTATCATAATTATCGCAGTAGTGTTCATTTTTGGTGCAAAGAAGATCCCAGAACTTGCAAAGACTTTTGGTAAAGCAAAGGGAGAATTTGAAAAAGGAAAGATCGAGGCAGATAAAGATCTAAAAGAATTCAAAGAGGGAGTAAGCAAAGCCTCCAAAGATAAAGAAATTAAATCAGAT